A single region of the Rattus rattus isolate New Zealand chromosome 8, Rrattus_CSIRO_v1, whole genome shotgun sequence genome encodes:
- the Xirp1 gene encoding xin actin-binding repeat-containing protein 1, with protein sequence MADAQMQVVHTPTIQMRTGEDLPLPPPSALEGLPPPPPKESFSKFQQQRQASELRRLYKHIHPELRKNLEEAVAEDLAKVLGSEEPTEGDVQCMRWIFENWNLDAIGDHERPADKEPVSGGNVQATSRKFEEGSFTNSSDPEPGPRLSGGDVQATRQLFETKSLDALTGQEEATQTTMKEPAVSGDVQGTRKLFETKPLDLLGSCPSIQEQSPLELRSEIQELKGDVKKTVKLFQTEPLCAIQDAEGAIHEVKAACREEIQSNAVRSARWLFETRPLDAFNQDPSQVRVIRGISLEEGALPDVSATRWIFETQPLDAIREILVDEKDFQPSPDLIPPGPDVQHQRHLFETCALDTLKGERETEAEAPAKEEVIPGDVRSTLWLFETKPLDAFRDQVQVGHLQRVDHQKGEGPVTECLSSNGTSALPLSQGVPQNNEPKGDVKTFKNLFETLPLDSIGQGEPSACGNINRGQRTDSAGLSEGADAPVYAMQDSRGQLHALTSVSREQVVGGDVQGYKWMFETQPLDRLGRSPSTVDVVRGITRQEVVAGDVGTTRWLFETQPLEMIHQQEQQKRAEEEGRGPGGPPPELPQKGDVQTIRWLFETYPMSELAEKQESEVTGPVSKAEAQSCTWMFGSQSLNQAEGSGEQHLQTSQVQAGDRQTDSHVFETESLPAEGQSSGRKPVRYCSRVEIPSGQVSRQKEVFQALEAGKREVQETVLSPTGSVHKFTWLFENCPMGSLAAESVSGGNLQEEQPKVSADPGTPERHETAAERTLRTLHATPGILHHGGILMEARGPGELCLAKYVLPSPGQGRPCVQKEELVCGEFPRIVRQVLGRTDVDQQGLLVQEDTAGQLRLHPLKLPGPGDPENIEDMDPELQQLLACGLGVSMAKTGLVMQETGQGLVALTAYSLQPQPTSRGPERSSVQLLASCIDKGELHSLPSLRWEPPTDSSSVPVTEETQRLPPTESIIRVTPLDSTMKMGHLRVSGSTPCPPPPRAAGKVVLPNGRPGTPLQEARKQVDISHAGQKGKATSGRPEGTIAPPLGSGAPNLQEAMQNLRLATAEAQSLHQQVLSRHAQGSDPAATSISAQDVLQVSTPTTTQGSIMPVAGRDARITAVPRKVSGDNRAVPRGLPRGRVTIQDGIYAAHPVRTSDPPGAIQPSEKEPQPRDSPSQADQGQSPRPEYHEPGGHTQRAWGLLGKVMPQIWPECLQAADTSLKTVPLTHHTLTPKPQAAGDSLHSHNASPPTLPAAVTEEPDHPAQGHHQKDSVQQASKPLREPLLHSHNRPAGQKTLEGSETKLSKAESTVLPRKKPPVPPKPAHLSQVHPPHRPPKPLAASASISEAGQDHKPGEPGVANRGSAKAPTIAGQGCLPLAECSKGQKQPMRQYPLSTTASRPSGGQTSSSKTQSPESRKLTILTNDVSPPQKHPSSPKQQPMNGSKQRTPESPEIVQGSHQELQGLLSQVQTLEKEAAHTVNVQTLRKLFEGAPQLAGGTRQVPTAPHKTEVSVEQAFGELTRVSSKVTQLKEQTLARLLDIEETVRKALSSIFSFQSEGHTSSPPQGSAKDLGVNKVSTSNRARPMGSNQVKEPPAVENQEKVESRPEAQGQDEIRNHAEVRGQAAVNVLPSRRLETARAEPGLQQVSPSCRGSSSPTFISIQSATKTLLDASSPQGSHSISGKNTHLAQDISQALLYQRDIQDQAGTKMMAIKGSVPTGQQENVLEFQTGSATSKSYGATRTVTEQYEEMDQFGNTVLTSSTTITQQAEPLMDSRPQLGLYTFPMLRQFLHSPSRFNSDLAGAEIPWVPCNHFHPAAQ encoded by the coding sequence ATGGCCGATGCCCAGATGCAGGTAGTTCATACACCAACCATCCAAATGAGGACTGGAGAGGAcctgccccttccccctccctcagcCCTAGAGGGTCTGCCGCCACCGCCCCCCAAAGAATCTTTCTCCAAGTTCCAGCAGCAGCGGCAAGCCAGTGAGCTTCGCCGTCTCTACAAACACATCCACCCTGAGCTTCGGAAGAACCTCGAGGAGGCTGTAGCCGAGGACCTGGCCAAGGTACTCGGTTCGGAGGAGCCCACCGAGGGCGATGTGCAATGTATGCGCTGGATCTTTGAGAACTGGAATCTGGATGCCATTGGCGACCACGAGAGGCCAGCTGACAAGGAGCCTGTGTCAGGCGGCAACGTTCAGGCCACCTCTCGGAAGTTTGAGGAAGGCTCCTTTACCAACAGCTCAGATCCGGAGCCAGGACCCCGGCTGTCAGGGGGTGACGTCCAAGCTACCAGACAGCTGTTTGAGACCAAGTCACTGGATGCACTGACAGGCCAGGAAGAGGCAACACAGACGACCATGAAGGAACCTGCAGTCTCTGGAGATGTACAGGGAACCAGAAAACTCTTTGAGACTAAGCCCCTCGACCTGCTGGGCTCCTGCCCCTCTATCCAGGAGCAGAGCCCTTTAGAGCTGCGCTCAGAGATTCAGGAGCTGAAGGGTGATGTGAAGAAGACGGTGAAGCTGTTTCAGACGGAGCCTCTATGTGCCATCCAGGATGCAGAGGGCGCCATCCATGAAGTCAAGGCTGCCTGTCGGGAGGAGATCCAGAGCAATGCAGTGAGGTCAGCTCGATGGCTCTTTGAGACCCGACCTCTGGACGCCTTCAACCAGGACCCCAGCCAGGTGAGGGTGATTCGGGGGATCTCCCTCGAGGAGGGAGCCCTGCCCGACGTCAGTGCAACTCGCTGGATCTTCGAGACGCAGCCTCTGGATGCCATTCGTGAGATCTTGGTGGACGAGAAGGACTTCCAGCCATCTCCGGATCTCATCCCTCCTGGTCCAGACGTTCAGCATCAGCGACATCTGTTTGAGACCTGCGCCCTGGACActctgaagggagaaagagaaaccgAGGCAGAGGCTCCAGCCAAAGAGGAGGTGATTCCTGGTGATGTCCGCTCTACACTCTGGCTATTTGAAACAAAACCCCTGGATGCTTTCAGAGACCAGGTCCAAGTGGGTCACCTGCAACGGGTGGATCACCAGAAGGGTGAGGGGCCTGTGACAGAGTGTCTGTCCAGTAACGGCACTTCAGCGTTGCCTCTGTCTCAGGGTGTCCCCCAGAACAATGAGCCGAAAGGGGATGTGAAAACCTTCAAGAATCTTTTTGAGACCCTTCCCTTAGACAGCATTGGGCAGGGTGAGCCTTCAGCCTGTGGAAACATAAACAGAGGACAAAGGACTGATTCTGCTGGGCTGTCCGAGGGCGCCGATGCCCCCGTATATGCTATGCAGGACAGCAGAGGACAGCTTCATGCCCTGACTTCTGTCAGCAGAGAGCAGGTAGTTGGAGGTGACGTACAGGGCTACAAGTGGATGTTTGAGACACAGCCCCTGGACCGGCTGGGCAGAAGCCCCAGTACCGTGGATGTGGTGCGAGGCATCACCCGGCAGGAAGTGGTGGCTGGGGATGTAGGCACCACCCGGTGGCTCTTTGAGACACAACCACTGGAGATGATCCACCAACAAGAGCAGCAGAAGCGagcggaggaggaggggaggggtccAGGAGGCCCCCCTCCTGAGCTCCCCCAGAAGGGCGATGTACAAACCATCCGCTGGCTATTTGAGACCTACCCTATGAGCGAGTTGGCAGAGAAGCAAGAATCTGAGGTCACAGGCCCTGTGAGCAAGGCAGAGGCACAGTCATGCACCTGGATGTTTGGGTCCCAATCTCTGAACCAGGCAGAGGGCTCTGGGGAGCAGCACTTGCAAACCAGCCAGGTCCAggctggagacagacagacagacagccatgtCTTTGAGACTGAATCTCTGCCAGCCGAGGGCCAGTCCAGTGGGAGAAAGCCTGTAAGGTACTGCAGTCGAGTGGAGATTCCTTCCGGGCAGGTATCTCGGCAGAAAGAGGTTTTCCAAGCCCTGGAAGCAGGCAAGAGGGAGGTACAGGAGACTGTTTTAAGCCCCACAGGCTCCGTGCATAAATTCACCTGGCTCTTTGAAAACTGCCCCATGGGCTCCCTGGCAGCAGAGAGTGTCAGTGGGGGTAACCTCCAGGAAGAACAGCCCAAAGTCTCTGCAGACCCTGGGACCCCAGAGAGGCATGAGACAGCAGCCGAGAGAACCCTTCGGACTTTGCATGCCACCCCTGGCATCCTGCACCACGGAGGGATCCTCATGGAAGCCCGAGGGCCAGGGGAGCTCTGCCTTGCCAAGTATGTGCTCCCAAGCCCAGGGCAGGGGCGCCCCTGTGTACAGAAGGAGGAGCTGGTGTGTGGTGAGTTCCCCAGGATCGTCCGTCAAGTGCTGGGCCGGACAGACGTGGACCAGCAGGGACTGCTGGTTCAGGAGGACACAGCTGGCCAACTCCGACTCCACCCACTCAAACTGCCAGGGCCTGGTGACCCTGAGAATATTGAAGACATGGACCCGGAGCTCCAGCAGCTGCTGGCCTGTGGCCTGGGAGTCTCTATGGCAAAGACGGGGCTGGTGATGCAAGAAACAGGACAGGGCCTAGTGGCATTGACTGCCTactccctccagccccagccaaCCAGCAGGGGCCCTGAAAGAAGCAGTGTGCAGCTGCTAGCCAGCTGCATAGACAAAGGAGAACTGCACAGCCTTCCCAGTTTGCGGTGGGAGCCGCCAACAGACTCAAGTTCAGTACCAGTTACTGAGGAGACCCAGAGGCTTCCCCCAACTGAGAGCATCATACGCGTCACCCCATTAGACTCCACCATGAAGATGGGGCATCTGAGAGTCTCAGGTTCCACACCCTGCCCACCTCCACCTCGGGCAGCTGGAAAAGTGGTCCTTCCAAATGGGAGACCGGGAACACCATtgcaggaagcaaggaagcaagtgGATATCAGTCATGCTGGGCAGAAAGGGAAGGCAACCTCAGGAAGACCAGAAGGAACCATTGCTCCTCCTTTAGGGTCTGGGGCTCCAAATCTCCAGGAGGCCATGCAAAATCTGCGTTTGGCAACTGCTGAGGCCCAAAGCCTGCACCAGCAGGTTCTGAGCAGGCATGCACAGGGCTCTGACCCTGCAGCCACCTCCATATCTGCTCAAGATGTTCTGCAAGTGTCGACTCCTACCACTACCCAAGGTAGCATCATGCCTGTGGCTGGAAGGGATGCCAGGATCACAGCAGTCCCCAGAAAGGTCAGTGGGGACAACAGAGCAGTCCCCAGAGGGCTGCCTAGGGGGCGGGTGACCATACAGGATGGTATCTATGCTGCTCACCCTGTGAGAACCTCTGACCCACCTGGGGCCATCCAGCCTTCTGAAAAAGAACCCCAGCCAAGGGACAGCCCATCCCAGGCAGACCAAGGTCAGAGTCCCAGGCCAGAATATCACGAGCCTGGGGGTCACACACAAAGGGCTTGGGGACTTCTGGGGAAAGTGATGCCACAAATCTGGCCTGAGTGCCTCCAGGCAGCAGACACCTCCCTGAAGACTGTCCCTCTAACTCACCACACTCTGACACCTAAACCCCAGGCTGCAGGTGACAGCCTGCACTCCCATAATGCCTCTCCTCCTACTCTCCCAGCTGCTGTGACAGAAGAACCAGACCACCCAGCTCAAGGCCACCACCAGAAGGACTCTGTCCAGCAGGCCTCCAAGCCCCTGCGGGAACCCCTTCTTCACAGTCACAACAGACCTGCTGGCCAGAAAACCCTTGAAGGGTCAGAGACAAAGCTCTCTAAAGCGGAATCCACTGTGCTTCCAAGAAAGAAACCCCCAGTGCCTCCGAAACCTGCCCATCTAAGCCAAGTCCACCCACCTCATAGGCCGCCCAAGCCCTTAGCAGCCTCTGCCAGCATCTCAGAAGCAGGACAAGACCATAAGCCAGGTGAGCCAGGTGTAGCCAACCGTGGGTCGGCCAAAGCTCCCACAATAGCAGGTCAGGGCTGCCTGCCCCTGGCTGAGTGCTCCAAGGGGCAGAAACAGCCTATGCGCCAGTATCCACTCAGCACCACAGCTTCCAGACCTAGCGGGGGCCAAACAAGCAGCAGCAAAACCCAGAGCCCTGAGTCTCGCAAGTTGACCATTCTCACCAATGACGTCAGCCCACCACAAAAGCACCCTAGCTCCCCAAAACAGCAGCCTATGAATGGTTCCAAGCAGAGGACCCCTGAGAGCCCAGAGATTGTTCAGGGCAGCCATCAAGAGCTCCAGGGCCTCCTGAGCCAAGTGCAAACCCTGGAGAAGGAAGCAGCCCACACCGTGAATGTGCAGACCCTGCGGAAGCTCTTTGAGGGTGCACCCCAGCTGGCAGGGGGTACCCGTCAGGTTCCCACAGCTCCTCACAAGACTGAGGTCTCAGTGGAGCAGGCCTTTGGGGAGCTAACTCGGGTGAGTTCAAAGGTTACCCAGCTGAAAGAACAGACCCTAGCCAGGCTGCTGGACATCGAAGAAACAGTGCGCAAGGCTCTGAGCTCCATATTTAGCTTCCAGTCCGAGGGTCACACAAGCAGCCCTCCACAGGGAAGTGCAAAGGATCTCGGTGTGAACAAGGTCTCCACCAGTAACAGAGCCAGACCGATGGGCTCCAACCAGGTCAAAGAGCCACCTGCAGTCGAAAACCAAGAAAAGGTTGAGAGCCGTCCTGAGGCGCAAGGTCAAGATGAGATTAGAAatcatgcagaggtcagaggtcaggcagCAGTGAATGTCCTGCCCTCCAGGAGGCTGGAGACGGCAAGAGCGGAGCCTGGCCTCCAACAAGTCTCACCTTCCTGCAGGGGATCCTCCTCTCCAACTTTCATCTCTATCCAATCAGCTACAAAGACGCTTCTAGATGCTTCCAGCCCTCAGGGAAGCCATTCTATCTCAGGGAAAAATACACACCTAGCTCAGGACATAAGCCAAGCCCTGCTCTACCAGAGAGATATCCAGGATCAGGCTGGGACAAAGATGATGGCCATCAAGGGCTCTGTGCCCACAGGGCAGCaagagaatgttctggaattcCAGACTGGGTCTGCTACCTCCAAGTCCTATGGAGCCACGAGAACAGTGACTGAACAGTATGAGGAGATGGACCAATTTGGGAATACAGTCCTCActtcctccaccaccatcacccagcagGCAGAGCCTCTGATGGACTCCAGGCCCCAGCTCGGGCTCTACACTTTTCCCATGCTAAGGCAGTTCCTCCACAGTCCCTCCAGGTTCAACAGCGACCTGGCAGGTGCCGAGATACCATGGGTTCCCTGTAACCACTTCCATCCGGCTGCCCAGTGA